A stretch of DNA from Cannabis sativa cultivar Pink pepper isolate KNU-18-1 chromosome X, ASM2916894v1, whole genome shotgun sequence:
TAGGCAAAACTCTTAGTAATGCATAACTTTGCCTAGCTTCTTCCCCGAAAGAAAACCAATCGCCAATCGCGAAATTCACCGCCTCGCCAcaattaaaacctaattttttttcaccATAAAAATAGTCAAAAGACATGTGAATAAAATTTAGGGTAAAAAAAAGGTGTTATGAAAAGAATTTTGTTACCATGGCTAAAACCAGAGTGGTATGCTTTGGGAAATGTTATTACAAATTCCCCTGGCCTTTGTATAGCTTTGTAAATAGGTACATTGTTTTGAAGCAAAATATTTGGGGGAAACATTGTTGTTTTCTCTGCAAGAAGTTTCGAAACACcaatttcttctttttcttcgcCATTGTAGATGTGATTGAGGACGATTTTTTCGAATCGAGAGGCGAAATCACAAGGCACTCCATACCAAGTTTTTGGTGCACCAGAGTGATGATAATTAATGCtacaatgaaaagaaaaatgttaTCACAAGGGTATTAtagttatttcataataatattatgAATTTTGAGGGAAATATtggaaaatgaaaaatatttttgtacCTGTATAAATGATGATCTTCAACATGCCATGCAAACATACTATATAACATGCCAATGTATAGCATAGGATCTGTTATTCCCtatttaagaaaagaaaaaaaataaagtgtataaGAATGTGAAAATAGTaatgataattataattataataataaaatgaataaaaataagggtttttatttattttttattcttttttttttttttaccggaATAACTCTGTCCAATAAACGAAGTGTAGAATTTGGAAGCTTGGAAAGATTCTGTGAATATTAACAAAGAAATATAAATCAATGAAAATAGACTTTTTATAACACTTTTAAAAGAACATCTGTGTTATAAAAAAGTGTTATAATAAACCTTTAAATTCCATTTGCTTCTTCCAAGATTATCATTAGGATTAGATGAAAAAGCACTTCCATCAATATTGATTCCATACTCAACAAAACAACCCTTTTTTCCAATTAACATTTCATGCCAAAAATTCTTTTCTGTAAGAAGAGAATTAGAAGACTGAAATCGCCTCttaacaaacactttgttagcCATAGTTTCGAATTCTCTATAAGTATATtttctgaaaataaaaaaagaaacttGATCAAATAATCATCACTTAATTCATCACAAAAAATAATGTCAACATACAAAATTACCTTCCTCTCTTAAAAAAGGCGAACTTGTCCTTAGAATCCTTAATTCGAAGAGGTTGAACATTTGTTTCGAATTTGAACCCTTTAATCTCTTTTGAGAGTACAACATTGGCTTCAACACAAGGTTTTATGGGAGAAACAATCTTACAAATTCCTAAAAAACTTCAAAACAAATCGGTTAGAAAATGACATCGAAAAAGAAGATGAGAATTATTAGAACATACCATATTTTGAAGCATGAGATGAAATGGTTTGGAGATAGTGAAATGGATCATCAAATTCCTCCATTGTTGGATGATATATAGGACATTTTGGAATATTTTCTATCCATTGTAACTCaaaatcatttatattattattattcttatttgaGAAGACATGTTGATctgttaattacaaaaataatcaaaagttcattaaaacaatattaaaaaatatatgtaggATTTAATGAAGTTGAATAAATTAGATGAAAAAGACTAACTTGTGTTCTGTGAAGGCATtgtttttgagagaaaaatagtCGTATGAagattaagatattataatatgtttttcaattttttttgtttgtaactttttgtaattgaatttatatataaatatatttaaaagaaaaagatttaaaaagaaaaaactgtACAATAAAACCGCCATTTACACTGTTTTGAGTgatattagttttttttctcttctctttttttttctttttataaaatcaaaataattaaaaaattatatattttaatttcattAAGAAAAAAACTCTCTAACCTTAtccatatataaatttttaaaatgcaaTCTTTATCCGGATTTTGAAGTGTTTTTTTAATAACATTTGGGTTTGTCATTTTGTTGGTAATGAATTTTTAcgtattaaaattttttattttttttttattataggacataattattttcaaaaatattaggtacagtgttaagtttttattattatttttttaattgttttattgttgtttttaattattctattttgttgttttacaaatgttatattattttttgtaaaaattaactcaCTCGTATAAATTCTCCTTTTCataattgattattattatcattattatctaTGCCAGTTTTTAGAGTTTCTAGTTGAAGAATACCTTATATCCAAAGATATTGCAACAATACCATATTTTTTGTTCAATATTCCTATTATATTCTCAAATTCCTAATCCAACTCTCTTTTCATATTATTATCAAGTAGATTTTCACTTTTCCATTTCATTTGtaatcattaaattttaaatttttctatttgaaAAGAagaaatattttatgttataataacaataatcaaTTATTCTAGGGAAATTTACaaggtatactaacttttgctatttttttacaaaaatactgccaagcggtattttttacttttttactgtgtttttttataagtttcatactgcagtatactgtgttaagtttcactggtgttatactggtgttttactagtgttctaatgttgttttgagtgatactgctttgtgttttactggtgttttataaaaacacagtatttttgaaaaaatttccgtgtcacagtatttttgtaaaacttaaccaaaattccagtatttttgtaagtttcccattATTCTATCTCCTACATTCCTTATTCTCTTTTATGATTACACTCCATCTCTTCTAGTAATATTTAGGGATTGAAGTGCAAtcttttttttcattcattgtTTTTT
This window harbors:
- the LOC115718295 gene encoding lysine-specific demethylase JMJ13-like, which translates into the protein MANKVFVKRRFQSSNSLLTEKNFWHEMLIGKKGCFVEYGINIDGSAFSSNPNDNLGRSKWNLKNLSKLPNSTLRLLDRVIPGITDPMLYIGMLYSMFAWHVEDHHLYSINYHHSGAPKTWYGVPCDFASRFEKIVLNHIYNGEEKEEIGVSKLLAEKTTMFPPNILLQNNVPIYKAIQRPGEFVITFPKAYHSGFSHGFNCGEAVNFAIGDWFSFGEEARQSYALLRVLPIIPYEELLCKEAMLLHNFSSKNEQNSGSYFSTKLSFVRLFRTLEQNLWRLSKVLRRSLSSIRFSDQQGTVLCSICNRDCYLAYLICNSCLSYCICLSHVWDDATNWIDCSCGSKCNALFLRDGMSTYENIARKFEQQDGMSLEIRLETKNYHEFSEFRKDYSDYFKLEGKSKFKIDVENSKEKTRRMGGRALKLFQINE